The Agromyces mangrovi genome contains a region encoding:
- the lepA gene encoding translation elongation factor 4 → MSPRAVHPPTPAATDPARIRNFCIIAHIDHGKSTLADRMLQITGVVSDRDMRAQYLDRMDIERERGITIKSQAVRMPWEVDGDAYALNMIDTPGHVDFTYEVSRSLAACEGAILLVDAAQGIEAQTLANLYLALENDLTIIPVLNKIDLPAAEPDKYARELADLIGGSPDDVLRVSGKTGEGVEELLDRVVELMPAPVGDADAPARAMIFDSVYDAYRGVVTYIRMIDGRLSPRERIQMMSTKATHELLEIGVSSPEPKPSKGLGVGEVGYLITGVKDVRQSRVGDTVTTSVKPASEALPGYTDPKPMVFSGLYPLDGSDYPELREALDKLKLSDAALVYEPETSVALGFGFRCGFLGLLHLEIISERLRREFGLDLIATAPSVVYEVTTEDGRNMEVTNPSEFPTGVKVAEVREPVVRAAILAPKDYVGTIMELCQSRRGNLLGMEYLGEDRVELRYSMPLGEIVFDFFDQLKSKTAGYASLDYEPMGDQAADLVKVDILLQGDQVDAFSAIVHRDKAYAYGTLMTGRLRELIPRQQFEVPIQAAIGARIIARENIRAIRKDVLAKCYGGDITRKRKLLEKQKEGKKRMKMVGRVEVPQEAFIAALSGETESSKK, encoded by the coding sequence ATGTCCCCTCGAGCCGTTCACCCTCCGACGCCTGCTGCCACCGATCCGGCGCGCATCCGCAACTTCTGCATCATCGCGCACATCGACCACGGCAAGTCGACGCTCGCCGACCGCATGCTGCAGATCACCGGCGTCGTCAGCGACCGCGACATGCGCGCGCAGTACCTCGACCGCATGGACATCGAGCGGGAGCGCGGCATCACCATCAAGAGCCAGGCGGTGCGCATGCCGTGGGAGGTCGACGGCGACGCCTACGCGCTGAACATGATCGACACCCCCGGCCACGTCGACTTCACCTACGAGGTCTCCCGCTCGCTCGCCGCGTGCGAGGGCGCGATCCTGCTCGTCGACGCCGCCCAGGGCATCGAGGCGCAGACGCTCGCGAACCTCTACCTCGCGCTCGAGAACGACCTCACCATCATCCCGGTGCTGAACAAGATCGACCTGCCGGCCGCCGAGCCCGACAAGTACGCGCGCGAGCTCGCCGACCTCATCGGCGGGTCGCCCGACGACGTGCTGCGGGTCTCGGGCAAGACCGGCGAGGGCGTCGAGGAGCTGCTCGACCGCGTGGTCGAGCTCATGCCGGCCCCCGTGGGCGACGCCGACGCGCCCGCCCGCGCGATGATCTTCGACTCGGTCTACGACGCCTACCGCGGCGTCGTGACGTACATCCGCATGATCGACGGCCGGCTCTCGCCGCGCGAGCGCATCCAGATGATGTCGACCAAGGCGACCCACGAGCTGCTCGAGATCGGCGTGAGCTCGCCCGAGCCGAAGCCGTCGAAGGGGCTCGGCGTCGGCGAGGTCGGCTACCTCATCACGGGCGTGAAGGACGTGCGCCAGTCGCGCGTCGGCGACACCGTGACCACGTCCGTCAAGCCGGCGTCCGAAGCGCTGCCCGGCTACACCGACCCCAAGCCCATGGTCTTCTCGGGGCTGTACCCCCTCGACGGCAGCGACTACCCCGAGCTGCGCGAGGCCCTCGACAAGCTGAAGCTGTCGGATGCCGCGCTGGTGTACGAGCCCGAGACCTCCGTCGCACTGGGCTTCGGGTTCCGCTGCGGGTTCCTCGGCCTCCTGCACCTCGAGATCATCTCCGAGCGCCTGCGCCGCGAGTTCGGCCTCGACCTCATCGCCACCGCGCCGTCGGTGGTCTACGAGGTCACCACCGAGGACGGCCGCAACATGGAGGTCACGAACCCGAGCGAGTTCCCGACCGGCGTCAAGGTCGCCGAGGTGCGCGAGCCCGTCGTGCGCGCCGCCATCCTCGCGCCGAAGGACTACGTCGGCACGATCATGGAGCTCTGCCAGAGCCGCCGCGGCAACCTGCTCGGCATGGAGTACCTGGGGGAGGACCGGGTCGAGCTGCGCTACAGCATGCCGCTCGGCGAGATCGTGTTCGACTTCTTCGACCAGTTGAAGTCGAAGACCGCCGGCTACGCGAGCCTCGACTACGAGCCCATGGGCGACCAGGCGGCCGACCTCGTGAAGGTCGACATCCTGCTGCAGGGCGACCAGGTCGACGCGTTCAGCGCCATCGTGCACCGCGACAAGGCCTACGCCTACGGAACCCTGATGACCGGGCGCCTGCGCGAGCTCATCCCGCGGCAGCAGTTCGAGGTGCCGATCCAGGCGGCCATCGGCGCGCGCATCATCGCCCGCGAGAACATCCGCGCCATCCGCAAGGACGTACTCGCCAAGTGCTACGGCGGCGACATCACCCGCAAGCGCAAGCTCCTCGAGAAGCAGAAGGAGGGCAAGAAGCGCATGAAGATGGTCGGTCGCGTGGAGGTGCCCCAGGAGGCGTTCATCGCCGCGCTCTCGGGCGAGACCGAGTCGAGCAAGAAGTAG
- a CDS encoding DUF1990 family protein, giving the protein MRRQSFTEQSVDYGAIGATTDPDLMRYPPEGFKPAEHRIKLGSGRERFDRSAEALMTWGVQRGAHLQVDEVQEGTGEQYLGILFDEEGTPLEQQPADRGEQRFAPDGTPFVASGMTATITRRRGLPRFRAEMLVVYVVDEPDRVGFAYGTVSGAPMSGEESFVIEHREDDTVWLTIRAFHRPAGRWAQVFAPFVRRQRKQIVREELVALHPAGAV; this is encoded by the coding sequence ATGCGACGTCAGAGCTTCACCGAGCAGTCGGTCGACTACGGGGCGATCGGGGCCACGACCGACCCCGACCTCATGCGCTACCCGCCCGAGGGCTTCAAGCCCGCCGAGCACCGCATCAAGCTCGGCAGCGGGCGGGAGCGGTTCGACCGGTCCGCCGAGGCGCTCATGACCTGGGGCGTCCAGCGCGGCGCGCACCTGCAGGTCGACGAGGTGCAGGAGGGCACCGGGGAGCAGTACCTCGGCATCCTGTTCGACGAGGAGGGCACCCCGCTCGAGCAGCAGCCCGCCGATCGGGGCGAGCAGCGGTTCGCGCCCGACGGCACGCCGTTCGTCGCGTCGGGCATGACCGCGACCATCACGCGTCGGCGCGGCCTGCCCAGGTTCCGCGCCGAGATGCTCGTCGTCTACGTCGTCGACGAGCCCGACCGCGTCGGCTTCGCGTACGGCACGGTTTCGGGCGCGCCGATGAGCGGCGAGGAGTCGTTCGTCATCGAGCACCGCGAGGACGACACGGTGTGGCTCACGATCCGCGCGTTCCACCGGCCCGCGGGTCGCTGGGCGCAGGTGTTCGCCCCGTTCGTGCGACGCCAGCGCAAGCAGATCGTGCGCGAGGAGCTCGTCGCGCTGCACCCGGCCGGGGCGGTCTAG
- the hemW gene encoding radical SAM family heme chaperone HemW — translation MAGALPVGEPAPEDGLLPDSAAAGATDRAFGVYVHVPFCRVRCGYCDFNTYTADELRGARRTDYAGQAIEELEASARVLDASGVPARPAATVFFGGGTPTMLPADDLVAMLDAVRRTHGIAAGAEVTTEANPDSVDAAYLARLREGGFTRVSFGMQSAVPHVLATLERTHDPANVPRVVRWAREAGLDVSLDLIYGTPGESLGDWERSLDTVIAESPDHVSAYALIVEAGTKLARQIRRGEVGEVSDDTQADMYELAEERLSAAGYAWYEVSNWATDAAHRSRHNLGYWRGDDWWGVGPGAHSHVGGVRWWNVKHPAAYGERIARGVSPAAAREVLDDHARETERVLLRSRIAEGIRVDSLAAAGRREVAGLIADELVDAKAALAGELVLTVRGRLLADAVVRRITDA, via the coding sequence GTGGCCGGCGCACTGCCGGTCGGCGAACCGGCACCCGAGGACGGGCTCCTGCCGGACTCGGCCGCCGCGGGTGCGACCGACCGCGCATTCGGCGTCTACGTGCACGTGCCGTTCTGCCGCGTGCGCTGCGGCTACTGCGACTTCAACACCTACACCGCCGACGAGCTGCGCGGGGCGCGTCGCACGGACTACGCGGGCCAGGCGATCGAGGAGCTCGAGGCATCCGCTCGCGTGCTCGACGCCTCGGGCGTGCCCGCCCGCCCGGCCGCGACCGTCTTCTTCGGCGGCGGCACGCCCACGATGCTGCCGGCCGACGACCTCGTCGCGATGCTCGACGCGGTGCGCCGCACGCACGGGATCGCCGCCGGTGCCGAGGTCACGACCGAGGCCAATCCCGACTCGGTCGACGCGGCGTACCTCGCACGGTTGCGCGAGGGCGGCTTCACGCGCGTGTCGTTCGGCATGCAGTCGGCCGTGCCGCATGTGCTCGCGACGCTCGAGCGCACGCACGACCCGGCGAACGTGCCGCGCGTGGTGCGCTGGGCGCGCGAGGCCGGGCTCGACGTCAGCCTCGACCTCATCTACGGCACGCCGGGGGAGTCGCTCGGCGACTGGGAGCGGAGCCTCGACACGGTCATCGCGGAGTCGCCCGACCACGTGAGCGCCTACGCGCTCATCGTCGAGGCGGGCACGAAGCTCGCGCGCCAGATCCGCCGCGGCGAGGTCGGCGAGGTCTCCGACGACACGCAGGCCGACATGTACGAGCTGGCCGAGGAGCGGCTGTCGGCGGCCGGGTACGCCTGGTACGAGGTGAGCAACTGGGCGACGGATGCCGCGCATCGCTCGCGCCACAACCTCGGCTACTGGCGCGGCGACGACTGGTGGGGCGTCGGCCCCGGCGCGCACAGCCACGTCGGTGGAGTGCGCTGGTGGAACGTGAAGCACCCGGCGGCGTACGGGGAGCGCATCGCGCGAGGCGTGTCGCCGGCCGCCGCGCGCGAGGTGCTCGACGACCACGCGCGCGAGACCGAGCGCGTGCTGCTGCGGTCGCGCATCGCGGAGGGCATCCGGGTCGACAGCCTCGCCGCGGCCGGCCGCCGGGAGGTCGCCGGGCTCATCGCCGACGAGTTGGTGGACGCGAAAGCCGCCCTCGCCGGTGAGCTGGTGCTCACCGTGCGAGGGCGGCTGCTGGCGGATGCCGTGGTGCGTCGGATCACCGACGCCTGA
- a CDS encoding DUF4870 domain-containing protein → MSETTPPPPPEEPAAGAAQPLSPADQRLWATLIHIGGIFFGFIPALIGYLVLRDKGQFVRDHTATALNFQITMTIAAIIGSILIIVVVGILIVIAVYVLIIVFSIIAAVAANKGQPYKYPLSIKFVS, encoded by the coding sequence ATGTCCGAGACCACCCCTCCGCCCCCGCCCGAGGAGCCCGCAGCCGGTGCGGCCCAGCCCCTGAGCCCCGCCGACCAGCGACTCTGGGCGACGCTGATCCACATCGGCGGCATCTTCTTCGGATTCATCCCCGCGCTCATCGGCTACCTGGTGCTGCGCGACAAGGGCCAGTTCGTGCGCGACCACACCGCGACGGCGCTGAACTTCCAGATCACCATGACGATCGCGGCCATCATCGGCTCGATCCTCATCATCGTGGTCGTCGGCATCCTGATCGTGATCGCGGTCTACGTGCTGATCATCGTGTTCAGCATCATCGCCGCGGTCGCCGCGAACAAGGGCCAGCCGTACAAGTACCCGCTGTCGATCAAGTTCGTCAGCTGA
- a CDS encoding DUF4870 domain-containing protein: MTDQQPADPNAQQPQQPQQPQPAAPSPLSQSEDIQWASFAHLGGILGFLPSLIIWLIFKDRGPFTNTEAKEALNFQITMVGASIALWILTTILITISWGLLSPLALFNYAPWVVSVIFSIIAFTKVKDGNHYRYPFAIRLIK, translated from the coding sequence ATGACCGACCAGCAGCCCGCCGACCCGAACGCGCAGCAGCCCCAGCAGCCGCAGCAGCCCCAGCCCGCCGCACCGAGCCCGCTCTCCCAGTCGGAGGACATCCAGTGGGCGTCGTTCGCGCACCTCGGCGGCATCCTCGGCTTCCTGCCGTCGCTGATCATCTGGCTGATCTTCAAGGACCGCGGCCCCTTCACCAACACCGAGGCGAAGGAGGCGCTGAACTTCCAGATCACCATGGTCGGCGCCTCGATCGCGCTGTGGATCCTCACCACCATCCTGATCACGATCTCGTGGGGCCTGCTCTCCCCGCTCGCGCTGTTCAACTACGCGCCGTGGGTCGTCAGCGTGATCTTCTCGATCATCGCCTTCACGAAGGTCAAGGACGGCAACCACTACCGCTACCCCTTCGCCATCCGCCTCATCAAGTAG
- the hrcA gene encoding heat-inducible transcriptional repressor HrcA, protein MVSERSLAVLRAIVQDYVSSREPVGSKSIVERHSFGVSAATIRNDMALLEEEELIAAPHTSSGRIPTDKGYRVFVDRLGEFRPLSPAQRHAIETFLGEAGDLDELLARTVRLLAQLTNQLAVVQYPSFGSAKVRHVELVPVGGTRVLCVLITDAGHVEQRVVDAGQEVEETDLADARARLNVAVGGMPLGDAAERLAGIDDPGAPALAQLLRTVAGTFAEQARAQRHDRLVVAGAANLVRTEQDFAGSILDVIEAIEEQVVLLKLFGEMAGDPHGVAVSIGRENAPFGLGETSVVASDFTAPGREISRLGVLGPTRMDYSSNMAAVRAVARYVTRMLGND, encoded by the coding sequence ATGGTCTCGGAGCGCAGCCTCGCGGTCCTGCGGGCGATCGTGCAGGACTACGTGTCCAGCCGTGAGCCCGTCGGGTCGAAGTCGATCGTCGAGCGCCACTCGTTCGGCGTCTCGGCGGCGACCATCCGCAACGACATGGCGCTGCTCGAGGAGGAGGAGCTGATCGCGGCTCCGCACACGTCTTCCGGCCGCATCCCCACCGACAAGGGGTACCGCGTCTTCGTCGACCGGCTCGGCGAGTTCCGGCCGCTGAGCCCGGCCCAGCGGCACGCGATCGAGACGTTCCTCGGCGAGGCGGGCGACCTCGACGAGCTGCTCGCGCGCACCGTGCGACTGCTCGCGCAGCTCACCAACCAGCTCGCCGTCGTGCAGTACCCGTCGTTCGGCAGCGCCAAGGTGCGCCACGTCGAGCTCGTGCCGGTCGGCGGCACCCGGGTGCTGTGCGTGCTCATCACCGACGCCGGCCACGTCGAGCAGCGCGTGGTCGACGCCGGGCAGGAGGTCGAGGAGACCGACCTCGCCGACGCTCGCGCGCGGCTGAACGTGGCCGTCGGCGGCATGCCGCTCGGCGACGCCGCGGAACGACTCGCGGGCATCGACGACCCCGGTGCCCCGGCGCTCGCGCAGCTGCTGCGCACGGTCGCGGGCACGTTCGCCGAGCAGGCGCGCGCGCAGCGGCACGACCGGCTCGTCGTCGCGGGTGCCGCGAACCTGGTGCGGACCGAGCAGGACTTCGCCGGCAGCATCCTCGACGTCATCGAGGCGATCGAGGAGCAGGTCGTGCTGCTGAAGCTCTTCGGCGAGATGGCGGGCGACCCGCACGGCGTCGCCGTCTCGATCGGGCGTGAGAACGCGCCGTTCGGGCTCGGCGAGACCTCGGTGGTCGCGAGCGACTTCACGGCACCGGGCCGGGAGATCTCGCGCCTCGGCGTGCTCGGCCCGACCCGCATGGACTACTCGAGCAACATGGCGGCGGTCCGCGCCGTCGCGCGGTACGTGACGCGCATGCTCGGGAACGACTGA
- the dnaJ gene encoding molecular chaperone DnaJ: MADHYEVLGVSRDASPEEIKKAYRRLARELHPDVNPGADASERFKEVTHAYDVLSDPKQRQQYDLGGQQGFGGQQGFGGFGDIFETFFGGGQQSRGPRSRRERGQDALLRVEVDLDEVVFGTHRDIEVDTAVTCETCRGSCCQPGTAPVTCDICHGTGSVQRSVRSLLGNVMTSSPCGTCRGYGTVIATPCTTCQGQGRVRARRTVAVDIPAGVETGLRLQMPGSGEAGPAGGPNGDLFLEVKVRNHDVFSRNGDDLLCTLEVQMTDAILGTDATIKALDGDVEVELKPGLQSGEVVTVKDRGITRLRGSGRGDLRIGIQVVTPTKLGHKERQLVEQFASARKQPAPSLTHFQQGLFAKLRDRFLG; this comes from the coding sequence GTGGCAGATCACTACGAAGTCCTGGGCGTCTCGCGCGACGCGAGTCCCGAGGAGATCAAGAAGGCCTACCGGCGACTCGCCCGTGAGCTGCACCCGGACGTGAACCCGGGCGCCGACGCGTCCGAGCGCTTCAAGGAGGTCACCCACGCCTACGACGTGCTGAGCGACCCCAAGCAGCGCCAGCAGTACGACCTGGGCGGCCAGCAGGGCTTCGGCGGCCAGCAGGGCTTCGGCGGGTTCGGCGACATCTTCGAGACCTTCTTCGGCGGCGGGCAGCAGTCGCGGGGGCCGCGGTCGCGCCGCGAGCGCGGGCAGGACGCCCTGCTGCGCGTGGAGGTCGACCTCGACGAGGTCGTGTTCGGCACCCACCGCGACATCGAGGTCGACACGGCCGTCACGTGCGAGACCTGCCGCGGCAGCTGCTGCCAGCCGGGCACCGCGCCGGTCACGTGCGACATCTGCCACGGCACCGGCAGCGTGCAGCGCTCGGTGCGCTCGCTCCTCGGGAACGTCATGACGTCGAGCCCCTGCGGCACCTGCCGCGGCTACGGCACCGTCATCGCCACCCCGTGCACCACCTGCCAGGGGCAGGGCCGGGTGCGCGCTCGGCGCACGGTCGCGGTCGACATCCCCGCCGGCGTCGAGACCGGGCTGCGCCTGCAGATGCCGGGCAGCGGCGAGGCCGGCCCGGCCGGCGGCCCGAACGGCGACCTCTTCCTCGAGGTCAAGGTGCGCAACCACGACGTCTTCAGTCGCAACGGCGACGACCTGCTGTGCACGCTCGAGGTGCAGATGACCGACGCGATCCTCGGCACCGATGCGACCATCAAGGCGCTCGACGGCGACGTCGAGGTCGAGCTGAAGCCCGGCCTGCAGAGCGGCGAGGTCGTCACCGTCAAGGACCGCGGCATCACGCGCCTGCGCGGATCGGGCCGCGGCGACCTGCGCATCGGCATCCAGGTCGTCACGCCCACGAAGCTGGGCCACAAGGAGCGGCAGCTCGTCGAGCAGTTCGCCTCCGCGCGCAAGCAGCCCGCGCCCTCGCTCACACACTTCCAGCAGGGGCTCTTCGCCAAGCTCCGGGACCGCTTCCTGGGCTGA
- a CDS encoding 16S rRNA (uracil(1498)-N(3))-methyltransferase — MASLFLRDDLGADAAPGAELVLTGDEARHAVTVNRVRVGEVISIGDGRGTVATGEVLRTAPRELAIEVARVERAPRPERGLVLVQALAKGDRDERAVQAATELGVDAVEPWSAARSVSRWDAQKARKGRERWDSIAREASKQSIRAWLPEVRELVSTTDLSALAGTRRTLVLEPTADDRLVDADLGDAGDVAIVVGPEGGIAPEELDRLEASGALLVRMGGNVLRTSTAGPAAIALLSARLGRW, encoded by the coding sequence ATGGCCAGCCTGTTCCTGCGCGACGACCTCGGGGCGGATGCCGCGCCGGGGGCGGAACTGGTGCTCACCGGCGACGAGGCCCGGCACGCCGTCACGGTGAACCGGGTGCGCGTCGGCGAGGTGATCTCGATCGGCGACGGTCGCGGCACGGTCGCGACCGGCGAGGTGCTGCGCACCGCGCCGCGGGAGCTGGCGATCGAGGTCGCACGCGTGGAGCGCGCACCGCGCCCCGAGCGCGGCCTCGTGCTCGTGCAGGCGCTCGCGAAGGGCGACCGCGACGAACGCGCGGTGCAGGCCGCGACCGAGCTCGGCGTCGACGCGGTCGAGCCGTGGTCGGCCGCACGTTCGGTCTCGCGGTGGGACGCGCAGAAGGCGAGGAAGGGCCGCGAACGCTGGGACAGCATCGCCCGCGAGGCGTCGAAGCAGTCGATCCGGGCCTGGCTGCCCGAGGTGCGCGAACTGGTCTCGACCACTGATCTCTCCGCCCTCGCCGGCACGCGGCGCACGCTCGTGCTCGAGCCCACTGCCGACGACCGGCTCGTCGACGCCGACCTGGGCGACGCGGGCGACGTGGCCATAGTCGTCGGCCCCGAGGGTGGCATCGCGCCCGAGGAACTCGATCGGCTCGAGGCATCCGGCGCCCTGCTCGTGCGCATGGGCGGCAACGTGCTGCGCACCTCGACCGCGGGGCCCGCGGCCATCGCACTGCTGAGCGCGCGGCTCGGCCGCTGGTGA
- a CDS encoding HIT domain-containing protein, with amino-acid sequence MPNDAEPTVFSRIAAREIPADVVAETERIIAFRDIAPKAPVHVVVTPKTQEYRDVVELAASDPGLLAELVEVARGVAAELADGDFRLVFNTGANAGQTVFHVHAHVLAGGLEEGSLAG; translated from the coding sequence ATGCCGAACGACGCCGAACCGACCGTCTTCTCACGCATCGCCGCACGCGAGATCCCGGCCGACGTGGTCGCCGAGACCGAGCGGATCATCGCGTTCCGCGACATCGCGCCCAAGGCGCCCGTGCACGTCGTGGTCACCCCCAAGACGCAGGAGTACCGCGACGTCGTCGAGCTCGCGGCATCCGACCCCGGCCTGCTCGCCGAGCTCGTCGAGGTCGCGCGCGGCGTCGCAGCCGAACTCGCCGACGGCGACTTCCGCCTGGTCTTCAACACCGGTGCGAACGCGGGCCAGACCGTCTTCCACGTGCACGCGCACGTGCTCGCCGGTGGCCTCGAGGAGGGCAGCCTTGCCGGCTGA
- the ybeY gene encoding rRNA maturation RNase YbeY, translating to MSIEINNESGIEVDEEALQRLAVYALDALHVHADAELAIVLVDEGAMEQLHVQWMDEPGPTDVLSFPMDELRPGTEDAMAPPGLLGDIVLCPQVAAAQAQTAGHGLLDELQLLTAHGLLHLLGFDHAEPAEEKEMFGIQRDILVGFAMQERRR from the coding sequence GTGAGCATCGAGATCAACAACGAGTCGGGCATCGAGGTCGACGAGGAGGCCCTGCAGCGGCTCGCGGTGTACGCGCTCGACGCGCTGCACGTGCACGCCGACGCCGAGCTCGCGATCGTGCTCGTCGACGAGGGCGCCATGGAGCAGCTGCACGTGCAGTGGATGGACGAGCCCGGCCCCACCGACGTGCTGAGCTTCCCGATGGACGAGCTGCGGCCCGGCACCGAGGACGCCATGGCGCCGCCCGGACTGCTCGGCGACATCGTGCTGTGCCCCCAGGTCGCGGCCGCGCAGGCCCAGACGGCCGGCCACGGGCTGCTCGACGAGCTGCAGCTGCTCACGGCCCACGGGCTGCTGCACCTGCTCGGATTCGACCACGCCGAGCCCGCGGAGGAGAAGGAGATGTTCGGCATCCAGCGCGACATCCTCGTCGGATTCGCGATGCAGGAACGGCGACGCTGA
- a CDS encoding hemolysin family protein → MEPWLLGGAAFVLVAFGGLLAAVDSAITSTSRADLADLAEYARAKRALLAIAHDTGPHLNALNFLRITAEMAAAVLVTLAFASVLDNIWLVLLFAALLMSAVSFVLVGVSPRSVGRAHADAVLRLAAPLVRGARVLLGPLADGLVWLGNVVTPGRTRLGGVDSEEQLLSMVDEAAEHAVLEEDDRELIHSIFEFNETVVRAIMIPRTDMITIEADAHLTQAMGLFHATGVSRIPVIRDDVDDVVGVLYLRDLSRLGFERPLDADELEIAEIARPAAFVPESMKADALLRQMQVESNHLAMIVDEYGGIAGLVTMEDLIEELVGDISDEYDREVVEVEELDGGRYRVSARLPVDEFGDLFGIELDDEDVDSVGGLFAKVLGRLPVLGEQATLSGLVMVADRTEGRRKRLSTVIAWRDQALIDAQSAFEGADDERRSARG, encoded by the coding sequence ATGGAACCCTGGCTTCTCGGCGGCGCCGCATTCGTGCTCGTCGCCTTCGGCGGCCTGCTGGCCGCGGTCGACTCCGCGATCACCTCGACCTCGCGCGCCGATCTCGCAGACCTGGCCGAGTACGCCCGCGCCAAGCGCGCCCTGCTCGCGATCGCGCACGACACCGGCCCGCACCTGAACGCGCTGAACTTCCTGCGCATCACCGCCGAGATGGCGGCGGCCGTGCTCGTGACCCTGGCCTTCGCGAGCGTGCTCGACAACATCTGGCTCGTGCTGCTCTTCGCCGCGCTGCTCATGTCCGCCGTGTCGTTCGTGCTCGTGGGCGTGAGCCCGCGCAGCGTCGGCCGCGCGCACGCGGACGCGGTGCTGCGGCTCGCCGCTCCGCTCGTGCGCGGCGCGCGCGTGCTGCTCGGTCCGCTCGCCGACGGGCTCGTCTGGCTCGGAAACGTGGTCACCCCGGGCCGCACGCGCCTCGGCGGCGTCGACTCCGAGGAGCAGCTGCTCAGCATGGTCGACGAGGCCGCCGAGCACGCCGTGCTCGAGGAGGACGACCGCGAGCTCATCCACTCGATCTTCGAGTTCAACGAGACCGTGGTGCGCGCCATCATGATCCCGCGCACCGACATGATCACGATCGAGGCGGATGCGCACCTCACGCAGGCCATGGGGCTGTTCCACGCGACCGGCGTCTCGCGCATCCCGGTGATCCGCGACGATGTCGACGACGTGGTCGGCGTGCTGTACCTGCGCGACCTGTCGCGCCTCGGCTTCGAGCGCCCGCTCGACGCCGACGAGCTCGAGATCGCAGAGATCGCGCGCCCGGCCGCGTTCGTGCCCGAGTCGATGAAGGCGGATGCCCTGCTGCGCCAGATGCAGGTCGAGTCGAACCACCTCGCGATGATCGTGGACGAGTACGGCGGCATCGCGGGCCTCGTCACGATGGAGGACCTCATCGAGGAGCTCGTCGGCGACATCTCCGACGAGTACGACCGCGAGGTGGTCGAGGTCGAGGAGCTCGACGGCGGCCGGTACCGCGTGAGCGCACGCCTGCCGGTCGACGAGTTCGGCGACCTGTTCGGCATCGAACTCGACGACGAGGACGTCGACTCGGTCGGCGGCCTGTTCGCGAAGGTGCTCGGCCGGTTGCCGGTGCTCGGCGAGCAGGCGACCCTCAGCGGCCTGGTCATGGTCGCCGACCGCACCGAGGGCCGGCGCAAGCGCCTCAGCACCGTGATCGCGTGGCGCGACCAGGCGCTCATCGACGCGCAGAGCGCGTTCGAGGGAGCCGACGACGAACGGAGGAGTGCACGTGGCTGA
- the era gene encoding GTPase Era — protein sequence MADTEEPGYRAGFVSIVGRPNVGKSTLTNALVGEKVAITSSKPQTTRRAIRGIVHRDHGQLILVDTPGVHRPRTLLGERLNSLVQETLGDVDVIAMCFPANEAIGPGDRFINEQLDDYPRARKVAIVTKTDATSKAKVAEQLLAVSELREWELIVPVSAPRGEQLDVLVDELIAMLPESPQPLYPADALTDEETVERIAEYVREAALEGVSDELPHSIAVTVDDMIEREDGSLIEVYANLYVERESQKGIIIGKGGSRLKAVGATARAQIEPLLGRRVFLSLHVKVAKDWQRDPKQLGRLGF from the coding sequence GTGGCTGACACCGAGGAGCCCGGCTACCGGGCGGGATTCGTCTCGATCGTGGGCCGGCCGAACGTGGGCAAGTCCACGCTCACCAACGCGCTCGTCGGCGAGAAGGTCGCCATCACGAGCTCGAAGCCGCAGACGACCCGCCGCGCGATCCGCGGCATCGTGCACCGCGACCATGGCCAGCTCATCCTGGTCGACACCCCCGGCGTGCACCGCCCGCGCACCCTGCTCGGCGAGCGCCTCAACTCGCTCGTGCAGGAGACGCTCGGCGACGTCGACGTGATCGCCATGTGCTTCCCGGCGAACGAGGCCATCGGCCCGGGCGACCGGTTCATCAACGAGCAGCTCGACGACTACCCGCGCGCCCGCAAGGTCGCGATCGTGACGAAGACGGATGCCACGTCGAAGGCGAAGGTCGCCGAGCAGCTGCTCGCCGTGTCGGAGCTGCGCGAGTGGGAGCTCATCGTGCCCGTCTCGGCGCCGAGGGGCGAGCAGCTCGACGTGCTGGTCGACGAGCTCATCGCGATGCTGCCCGAGTCGCCGCAGCCGCTCTACCCGGCCGACGCGCTCACCGACGAGGAGACCGTCGAGCGCATCGCCGAGTACGTGCGCGAGGCCGCGCTCGAGGGCGTCTCCGACGAGCTGCCGCACTCGATCGCCGTCACCGTCGACGACATGATCGAACGCGAGGACGGCTCGCTCATCGAGGTCTACGCGAACCTCTACGTCGAGCGCGAGAGCCAGAAGGGCATCATCATCGGCAAGGGCGGATCTCGCCTGAAGGCGGTCGGCGCCACGGCCCGCGCGCAGATCGAGCCGCTGCTCGGGCGGAGGGTGTTCCTCTCCTTGCACGTGAAGGTCGCGAAGGACTGGCAGCGCGACCCGAAGCAGCTCGGGCGGCTCGGGTTCTGA